In one window of Escherichia coli DSM 30083 = JCM 1649 = ATCC 11775 DNA:
- the cysJ gene encoding NADPH-dependent assimilatory sulfite reductase flavoprotein subunit, which produces MTTQVPPSALLPLNPEQLARLQAATTDLTPTQLAWVSGYFWGVLNQQPAALAATPAPAAEMPGITIISASQTGNARRVAEALRDDLLAAKLNVKLVNAGDYKFKQIASEKLLIVVTSTQGEGEPPEEAVALHKFLFSKKAPKLENTAFAVFSLGDSSYEFFCQSGKDFDSKLAELGGERLLDRVDADVEYQAAASEWRARVVDALKSRAPVAAPSQSVATGTVNEIHTSPYSKDAPLAASLSVNQKITGRNSEKDVRHIEIDLGDSGLRYQPGDALGVWYQNDPALVKELVELLWLKGDEPVTVEGKTLPLNEALQWHFELTVNTANIVENYATLTRSETLLPLVGDKAKLQHYAATTPIVDMVRFSPAQLDAEALINLLRPLTPRLYSIASSQAEVENEVHVTVGVVRYDVEGRARAGGASSFLADRVEEEGEVRVFIEHNDNFRLPTNPETPVIMIGPGTGIAPFRAFMQQRAADEAPGKNWLFFGNPHFTEDFLYQVEWQRYVKEGVLTRIDLAWSRDQKEKIYVQDKLREQGAELWRWINDGAHIYVCGDANRMAKDVEQALLEVIAEFGGMDTEAADEFLSELRVERRYQRDVY; this is translated from the coding sequence ATGACGACACAGGTCCCACCTTCCGCGTTGCTTCCGTTGAACCCGGAGCAACTGGCACGCCTTCAGGCGGCCACGACCGATTTAACTCCTACCCAGCTTGCCTGGGTTTCTGGCTATTTCTGGGGCGTGCTCAACCAGCAGCCTGCTGCGCTTGCAGCGACGCCAGCGCCCGCCGCAGAAATGCCGGGTATAACTATTATCTCCGCCTCGCAAACCGGCAATGCGCGCCGGGTTGCTGAAGCATTACGCGATGATTTATTAGCGGCAAAACTGAACGTTAAGCTGGTGAACGCGGGTGACTATAAATTCAAACAAATCGCCAGCGAAAAACTGCTTATCGTGGTGACGTCAACGCAAGGGGAAGGGGAACCGCCGGAAGAAGCCGTCGCGCTGCATAAGTTCCTGTTCTCCAAAAAAGCGCCAAAGCTGGAAAACACCGCGTTTGCCGTGTTTAGCCTCGGCGATAGCTCTTATGAATTTTTCTGCCAGTCCGGGAAAGATTTTGACAGTAAGCTGGCGGAACTGGGCGGTGAACGCCTGCTCGACCGTGTCGATGCCGACGTTGAATACCAGGCTGCTGCCAGCGAGTGGCGCGCCCGCGTGGTTGATGCGCTTAAATCGCGTGCGCCTGTCGCGGCACCTTCGCAATCCGTCGCTACTGGCACGGTAAATGAAATCCACACCAGCCCGTATAGCAAAGACGCGCCGCTGGCGGCCAGCCTTTCGGTTAACCAGAAAATTACCGGGCGTAACTCTGAAAAAGACGTTCGTCACATTGAAATTGACTTAGGTGACTCTGGCCTGCGTTACCAGCCGGGTGACGCGTTGGGCGTCTGGTATCAGAACGATCCGGCACTGGTGAAAGAACTTGTCGAACTGCTGTGGCTGAAAGGCGATGAACCTGTCACCGTCGAGGGCAAAACGTTGCCTCTGAACGAAGCGCTACAGTGGCACTTCGAACTGACCGTCAACACCGCCAACATTGTTGAGAACTATGCCACGCTTACCCGCAGCGAAACGCTGCTGCCGCTGGTGGGCGATAAAGCGAAGTTACAGCATTACGCCGCGACGACGCCGATTGTCGACATGGTGCGTTTCTCTCCGGCGCAACTGGATGCCGAAGCGCTGATTAATCTGCTGCGCCCGCTGACCCCGCGCCTGTATTCCATCGCCTCCTCGCAGGCGGAAGTCGAGAACGAAGTGCACGTTACCGTTGGTGTGGTGCGTTACGACGTGGAAGGCCGCGCCCGTGCCGGTGGTGCCTCCAGCTTCCTCGCGGATCGTGTGGAAGAAGAGGGTGAAGTCCGCGTCTTTATCGAACATAACGACAACTTCCGCCTGCCAACCAATCCGGAAACCCCGGTGATCATGATTGGCCCTGGCACCGGCATCGCGCCGTTCCGTGCCTTTATGCAGCAGCGTGCTGCCGACGAAGCGCCGGGTAAAAACTGGCTATTCTTTGGCAACCCACACTTTACGGAAGATTTCCTCTACCAGGTGGAATGGCAGCGTTACGTCAAAGAAGGCGTGCTGACGCGCATCGATCTCGCCTGGTCGCGCGATCAAAAAGAAAAAATTTACGTACAAGACAAACTGCGCGAACAGGGCGCAGAGCTGTGGCGCTGGATCAATGACGGTGCCCACATTTATGTCTGCGGCGACGCTAATCGCATGGCGAAAGACGTTGAGCAGGCACTTCTGGAAGTGATTGCCGAATTTGGTGGCATGGACACCGAAGCGGCGGATGAATTTTTAAGTGAGCTGCGCGTAGAGCGCCGTTATCAGCGAGATGTCTACTAA
- the cysI gene encoding assimilatory sulfite reductase (NADPH) hemoprotein subunit: MSEKHPGPLVVEGKLTDAERMKLESNYLRGTIAEDLNDGLTGGFKGDNFLLIRFHGMYQQDDRDIRAERAEQKLEPRHAMLLRCRLPGGVITTKQWQAIDKFAGENTIYGSIRLTNRQTFQFHGILKKNVKPVHQMLHSVGLDALATANDMNRNVLCTSNPYESQLHAEAYEWAKKISEHLLPRTRAYAEIWLDQEKVATTDEEPILGQTYLPRKFKTTVVIPPQNDIDLHANDMNFVAIAENGKLVGFNLLVGGGLSIEHGNKKTYARTASEFGYLPLEHTLAVAEAVVTTQRDWGNRTDRKNAKTKYTLERVGVETFKAEVERRAGIKFEPIRPYEFTGRGDRIGWVKGIDDNWHLTLFIENGRILDYPGRPLKTGLLEIAKIHKGDFRITANQNLIIAGVPESEKAKIEKIAKESGLMNAVTPQRENSMACVSFPTCPLAMAEAERFLPSFIDNIDNLMAKHGVSDEHIVMRVTGCPNGCGRAMLAEVGLVGKAPGRYNLHLGGNRIGTRIPRMYKENITEPEILASLDELIGRWAKEREVGEGFGDFTVRAGIIRPVLDPARDLWD; the protein is encoded by the coding sequence ATGAGCGAAAAACATCCAGGACCTTTAGTGGTCGAAGGAAAACTGACAGACGCCGAGCGCATGAAGCTTGAAAGCAACTACCTGCGCGGCACCATTGCGGAAGATTTAAACGACGGTCTGACCGGCGGCTTTAAGGGTGATAACTTCCTGCTGATCCGCTTCCACGGCATGTATCAGCAGGATGACCGCGACATCCGCGCCGAACGTGCTGAACAGAAGCTGGAACCACGTCACGCGATGCTGCTTCGCTGTCGTCTGCCGGGTGGGGTGATTACCACTAAACAGTGGCAGGCGATCGACAAATTTGCCGGTGAAAACACCATCTATGGCAGCATTCGCCTGACCAACCGCCAGACGTTTCAGTTCCACGGCATTCTGAAAAAGAACGTCAAACCGGTGCACCAGATGCTGCACTCGGTCGGTCTTGATGCGCTGGCGACCGCCAACGACATGAACCGTAACGTACTCTGCACCTCGAACCCTTACGAGTCGCAGCTGCACGCGGAAGCATATGAATGGGCGAAGAAAATTTCTGAACATCTGCTGCCTCGTACCCGCGCGTATGCGGAGATCTGGCTCGATCAGGAAAAAGTCGCCACTACTGATGAAGAGCCGATCCTTGGTCAGACCTACCTGCCGCGTAAGTTCAAAACCACGGTAGTGATCCCGCCGCAGAACGATATCGATCTGCACGCCAACGACATGAACTTCGTGGCGATCGCCGAAAACGGCAAGCTGGTGGGCTTTAACCTGCTGGTGGGCGGTGGGCTTTCCATTGAACACGGCAACAAGAAAACCTACGCCCGCACGGCGAGTGAGTTTGGTTATTTACCGCTGGAACATACGCTGGCGGTAGCGGAAGCCGTTGTGACGACTCAGCGCGACTGGGGTAATCGTACCGATCGTAAAAATGCCAAAACCAAATACACGCTGGAGCGGGTGGGGGTTGAGACATTTAAAGCGGAAGTCGAACGTCGCGCGGGGATCAAATTCGAGCCGATTCGCCCGTATGAGTTTACCGGACGCGGCGATCGTATTGGCTGGGTTAAGGGCATTGATGATAACTGGCACCTGACGCTGTTTATCGAAAATGGTCGCATTCTTGATTATCCGGGACGTCCGCTGAAAACCGGCTTGCTGGAGATCGCGAAGATCCACAAAGGTGATTTCCGCATTACGGCGAACCAGAATCTGATCATCGCCGGCGTGCCGGAAAGCGAGAAAGCGAAGATCGAGAAGATCGCCAAAGAAAGCGGGTTAATGAATGCCGTCACGCCGCAGCGTGAAAACTCAATGGCCTGCGTGTCATTCCCGACTTGCCCGCTGGCGATGGCGGAAGCGGAGCGTTTCCTGCCGTCTTTTATCGACAACATCGATAATTTAATGGCGAAACATGGTGTCAGCGATGAGCATATCGTGATGCGTGTAACAGGCTGCCCGAACGGTTGTGGTCGCGCGATGCTGGCGGAAGTGGGTCTGGTGGGGAAAGCGCCGGGTCGCTACAACCTGCATCTTGGCGGCAACCGCATTGGGACACGTATCCCACGGATGTATAAAGAAAACATCACCGAGCCGGAAATCCTGGCGTCGCTTGATGAACTGATAGGGCGCTGGGCGAAAGAGCGCGAAGTGGGTGAAGGCTTCGGCGACTTTACGGTGCGTGCGGGCATCATTCGCCCGGTGCTCGATCCGGCGCGCGATTTGTGGGATTAA
- the cysH gene encoding phosphoadenosine phosphosulfate reductase translates to MSKLDLNALNELPKVDRILALAETNAQLEKLDAEGRVAWALDNLPGEYVLSSSFGIQAAVSLHLVNQIRPDIPVILTDTGYLFPETYRFIDELTDKLKLNLKVYRATESAAWQEARYGKLWEQGVEGIEKYNDINKVEPMNRALKELNVQTWFAGLRREQSGSRANLPVLAIQRGVFKVLPIIDWDNRTIYQYLQKHGLKYHPLWDEGYLSVGDTHTTRKWEPGMAEEETRFFGLKRECGLHEG, encoded by the coding sequence ATGTCCAAACTCGATCTAAACGCCCTGAACGAACTGCCAAAGGTAGACCGGATTCTGGCGCTGGCGGAAACTAACGCCCAACTGGAAAAACTGGACGCTGAAGGCCGCGTAGCCTGGGCGCTGGATAATCTGCCCGGTGAATATGTACTTTCTTCCAGCTTTGGCATTCAGGCGGCGGTGAGTCTGCATCTGGTGAATCAGATTCGCCCGGATATTCCAGTGATCCTCACCGATACCGGCTATCTGTTCCCGGAAACCTACCGCTTTATTGACGAGTTAACGGATAAACTCAAGCTCAACCTGAAAGTGTACCGTGCTACCGAAAGCGCCGCCTGGCAGGAAGCACGCTACGGCAAACTGTGGGAGCAGGGCGTTGAAGGCATTGAAAAGTACAATGACATCAACAAAGTCGAACCGATGAACCGGGCGCTGAAAGAACTGAATGTGCAAACCTGGTTTGCTGGCCTGCGCCGTGAACAATCCGGCAGCCGCGCCAATTTACCGGTGCTGGCAATTCAGCGTGGCGTATTTAAAGTGCTGCCGATTATCGACTGGGATAACCGAACTATTTATCAGTACCTGCAAAAACATGGCCTGAAATATCACCCATTATGGGATGAAGGATATTTATCGGTGGGCGATACCCATACAACCCGTAAATGGGAACCCGGCATGGCGGAAGAAGAAACGCGTTTCTTTGGCTTAAAAAGGGAATGTGGATTACACGAAGGGTAA
- a CDS encoding Hok/Gef family protein, whose product MLTKYALVAIIVLCCTVLGFTLMVGDSLCELSIRERGMEFKAVLAYESKK is encoded by the coding sequence ATGCTGACAAAATATGCCCTTGTGGCAATCATCGTACTGTGTTGTACAGTACTGGGATTCACGTTGATGGTAGGCGACTCGTTGTGTGAGTTGAGTATCAGAGAACGTGGTATGGAGTTTAAGGCAGTTCTCGCTTACGAATCGAAGAAGTAG
- the iap gene encoding alkaline phosphatase isozyme conversion aminopeptidase produces MFSALRHRTAALALGVCFILPVHASSPKPGDFANTQARHIATFFPGRMTGTPAEMLSADYIRQQFQQMGYRSDVRTFNSRYIYTARDNRKSWHNVTGSTVIAAHEGKAPQQIIIMAHLDTYAPLSDADADANLGGLTLQGMDDNAAGLGVMLELAEHLKNTPTEYGIRFVATSGEEEGKLGAENLLKRMSDTEKKNTLLVINLDNLIVGDKLYFNSGVNTPEAVRKLTRDRALAIARSHGIAATTNPGLNKNYPKGTGCCNDAEIFDKAGIAVLSVEATNWNLGNKDGYQQRAKTAAFPAGNSWHDVRLDNQQHIDKALPGRIERRCRDVMRIMLPLVKELAKAS; encoded by the coding sequence ATGTTTTCCGCATTGCGCCACCGTACCGCTGCCCTGGCGCTCGGCGTATGCTTTATTCTCCCCGTACACGCCTCGTCACCTAAACCTGGCGATTTTGCTAATACCCAGGCACGACATATTGCTACTTTCTTTCCGGGACGCATGACCGGAACTCCTGCAGAAATGTTATCTGCCGATTATATTCGCCAACAGTTTCAGCAAATGGGTTATCGCAGTGATGTTCGGACATTTAATAGTCGGTATATTTATACCGCCCGCGATAATCGCAAGAGCTGGCATAACGTGACGGGAAGTACGGTGATTGCCGCTCATGAAGGCAAAGCGCCGCAGCAGATCATCATTATGGCGCATCTGGATACTTACGCCCCGCTGAGCGATGCTGACGCCGATGCCAATCTCGGCGGGCTAACGTTACAAGGAATGGATGATAACGCCGCAGGTTTAGGTGTCATGCTGGAACTGGCTGAACACCTGAAAAATACGCCTACCGAGTATGGTATTCGATTTGTGGCGACCAGCGGCGAAGAGGAAGGAAAATTAGGCGCTGAGAATTTACTCAAGCGGATGAGTGACACCGAAAAGAAAAATACGCTGCTGGTGATTAATCTCGATAACTTAATTGTTGGCGATAAGCTGTATTTCAACAGTGGCGTAAACACACCTGAAGCAGTAAGGAAATTAACGCGCGACCGGGCGCTGGCAATTGCCCGCAGCCATGGAATTGCCGCCACCACAAATCCAGGTTTGAATAAAAACTATCCGAAAGGCACCGGGTGTTGTAATGACGCAGAAATATTCGACAAAGCCGGTATTGCTGTACTTTCGGTGGAAGCGACTAACTGGAATCTTGGCAATAAGGATGGTTATCAGCAACGCGCAAAAACAGCCGCATTCCCTGCGGGAAATAGCTGGCATGACGTAAGACTGGATAATCAACAGCATATTGATAAGGCACTTCCTGGAAGAATAGAACGTCGCTGCCGTGATGTTATGCGGATAATGCTACCGTTGGTGAAGGAGCTGGCGAAGGCATCTTAA
- the cysD gene encoding sulfate adenylyltransferase subunit CysD yields MDQKRLTHLRQLEAESIHIIREVAAEFSNPVMLYSIGKDSSVMLHLARKAFYPGTLPFPLLHVDTGWKFREMYEFRDRTAKAYGCELLVHKNPEGVAMGINPFVHGSAKHTDIMKTEGLKQALNKYGFDAAFGGARRDEEKSRAKERIYSFRDRFHRWDPKNQRPELWHNYNGQINKGESIRVFPLSNWTEQDIWQYIWLENIDIVPLYLAAERPVLERDGMLMMIDDNRINLQSGEVIKKRMVRFRTLGCWPLTGAVESNAQTLPEIIEEMLVSTTSERQGRVIDRDQAGSMELKKRQGYF; encoded by the coding sequence ATGGATCAAAAACGACTTACCCACCTGCGGCAACTGGAGGCGGAAAGCATCCACATTATTCGCGAGGTGGCTGCAGAATTCTCAAATCCGGTGATGCTCTACTCTATCGGTAAAGATTCCAGCGTCATGCTGCATCTGGCGCGCAAGGCGTTTTATCCAGGTACGCTGCCTTTCCCGTTGCTGCATGTCGATACCGGCTGGAAATTCCGCGAGATGTATGAGTTCCGCGATCGTACGGCGAAAGCCTACGGCTGCGAGCTGCTGGTGCATAAAAACCCGGAAGGCGTGGCGATGGGGATTAATCCATTCGTACACGGCAGCGCGAAACATACCGATATTATGAAAACTGAAGGCCTGAAACAGGCGCTGAACAAATACGGTTTTGATGCCGCCTTCGGTGGTGCGCGCCGTGACGAAGAGAAATCCCGCGCTAAAGAGCGAATCTACTCTTTCCGTGACCGCTTCCATCGCTGGGATCCGAAAAATCAGCGCCCGGAGCTGTGGCACAACTACAACGGGCAAATTAACAAAGGCGAAAGCATCCGCGTCTTCCCGCTCTCAAACTGGACCGAGCAGGATATCTGGCAATACATCTGGCTGGAAAATATCGACATTGTTCCGCTGTATCTCGCTGCGGAACGTCCGGTTCTGGAACGCGACGGTATGCTGATGATGATTGATGACAACCGTATCAACCTGCAATCGGGCGAAGTGATTAAAAAACGGATGGTGCGTTTCCGCACACTGGGCTGTTGGCCGCTGACCGGCGCGGTGGAGTCAAATGCGCAAACACTGCCGGAGATCATCGAAGAGATGCTGGTTTCCACCACCAGTGAACGTCAGGGCCGCGTAATTGACCGCGACCAGGCGGGGTCTATGGAGCTGAAAAAACGTCAGGGGTATTTTTAA
- the cysN gene encoding sulfate adenylyltransferase subunit CysN: protein MNTALAQQIANEGGVEAWMIAQQHKSLLRFLTCGSVDDGKSTLIGRLLHDTRQIYEDQLSSLHNDSKRHGTQGEKLDLALLVDGLQAEREQGITIDVAYRYFSTEKRKFIIADTPGHEQYTRNMATGASTCELAILLIDARKGVLDQTRRHSFISTLLGIKHLVVAINKMDLVDYSEETFTRIREDYLTFAGQLPGNLDIRFVPLSALEGDNVASQSESMPWYSGPTLLEVLETVEIQRVVDAQPMRFPVQYVNRPNLDFRGYAGTLASGRVEVGQRVKVLPSGVESNVARIVTFDGDREEAFAGEAITLVLTDEIDISRGDLLLAADEALPAVQSASVDVVWMAEQPLSPGQSYDIKIAGKKTRARVDGIHYQVDINNLTQREVENLPLNGIGLVDLTFDEPLVLDRYQQNPVTGGLIFIDRLSNVTVGAGMVHEPVSQATAAPSEFSAFELELNALVRRHFPHWGARDLLGDK from the coding sequence ATGAACACCGCACTTGCACAACAAATCGCCAATGAAGGCGGCGTCGAAGCCTGGATGATTGCGCAACAACATAAAAGCCTGCTGCGTTTTCTGACCTGTGGTAGCGTCGATGACGGCAAAAGTACCCTGATTGGTCGCCTGCTGCACGATACCCGCCAAATCTACGAAGATCAGCTCTCATCGCTGCATAACGACAGTAAGCGTCACGGCACCCAGGGCGAAAAGCTGGATCTGGCACTGCTGGTGGACGGCCTGCAAGCTGAGCGCGAACAGGGCATCACTATTGATGTGGCCTACCGCTATTTCTCTACCGAGAAGCGTAAATTTATTATCGCCGACACCCCAGGGCACGAGCAGTACACCCGCAATATGGCGACTGGCGCATCGACATGTGAACTGGCGATCTTACTGATCGATGCCCGTAAAGGCGTGCTCGATCAAACCCGTCGTCACAGTTTTATCTCCACACTGTTGGGGATCAAACATCTGGTCGTGGCGATCAACAAAATGGATCTGGTGGATTACAGTGAAGAGACGTTCACCCGTATTCGTGAAGATTATCTGACTTTTGCCGGGCAGCTGCCGGGTAATCTGGATATCCGCTTTGTGCCGCTCTCCGCACTGGAAGGCGACAACGTGGCTTCGCAAAGTGAAAGTATGCCGTGGTACAGCGGTCCGACACTGCTAGAAGTGCTGGAAACCGTGGAGATCCAGCGAGTGGTGGATGCTCAGCCAATGCGCTTCCCGGTGCAGTACGTTAACCGTCCGAATCTCGATTTTCGTGGCTACGCCGGAACGCTGGCATCCGGTCGTGTGGAAGTCGGGCAACGTGTCAAAGTGCTGCCCTCTGGTGTGGAATCAAACGTCGCGCGGATCGTGACCTTTGATGGCGATCGCGAAGAAGCCTTTGCCGGAGAAGCGATCACCCTGGTGCTGACGGATGAGATCGACATCAGCCGTGGCGATCTGCTGCTGGCGGCAGACGAAGCGTTACCGGCTGTGCAGAGCGCGTCGGTGGATGTGGTATGGATGGCGGAACAGCCGCTTTCCCCGGGCCAGAGTTACGACATCAAAATTGCCGGTAAGAAGACGCGTGCTCGTGTTGATGGCATTCATTATCAGGTTGATATCAATAACCTTACCCAACGCGAAGTTGAAAACCTGCCGCTGAACGGCATCGGCCTGGTAGATCTCACCTTTGACGAGCCACTGGTGTTAGATCGTTATCAGCAAAACCCGGTTACCGGTGGGCTGATTTTTATCGATCGCCTGAGTAATGTGACCGTAGGTGCCGGTATGGTGCACGAACCAGTTAGCCAGGCAACTGCTGCGCCATCTGAATTCAGTGCATTCGAACTGGAATTGAATGCCCTGGTTCGCCGCCATTTCCCGCATTGGGGTGCGCGCGATTTACTGGGAGATAAATAA
- the cysC gene encoding adenylyl-sulfate kinase, protein MALHDENVVWHSHPVTPQQREQHHGHRGVVLWFTGLSGSGKSTVAGALEEALHKLGVSTYLLDGDNVRHGLCSDLGFSDADRKENIRRVGEVANLMVEAGLVVLTAFISPHRAERQMVRERVGEGRFIEVFVDTPLAICEARDPKGLYKKARAGELRNFTGIDSVYEAPESAEIHLNGEQLVTNLVQQLLDLLRQNDIIRS, encoded by the coding sequence ATGGCTCTGCATGACGAAAACGTCGTCTGGCATAGCCACCCAGTAACTCCGCAACAACGCGAACAGCACCACGGTCATCGTGGTGTTGTGCTGTGGTTTACCGGCCTCTCTGGTTCCGGTAAATCAACCGTCGCGGGGGCGCTGGAGGAGGCGTTACATAAACTTGGCGTCAGTACGTATCTGCTGGATGGCGACAACGTTCGCCACGGATTATGCAGCGATCTCGGTTTTAGCGATGCCGACCGTAAAGAGAATATCCGTCGCGTCGGTGAAGTGGCGAATTTGATGGTTGAAGCCGGACTGGTGGTGCTGACCGCATTTATCTCGCCACACCGCGCCGAACGCCAGATGGTTCGCGAACGCGTAGGAGAAGGGCGCTTTATCGAAGTGTTTGTCGATACGCCGCTGGCGATTTGCGAAGCCCGCGATCCAAAAGGTTTATATAAGAAAGCGCGTGCCGGTGAACTGCGCAACTTTACGGGAATAGATTCCGTTTACGAAGCGCCTGAATCGGCAGAAATTCATCTCAATGGTGAACAATTAGTAACAAATTTGGTACAGCAATTATTAGATCTGTTGAGACAGAACGATATTATCAGATCCTGA
- the ygbE gene encoding DUF3561 family protein: MRNSHNITLTNNDSLTEVEDTTWSLPGAVVGFLSWLCALAIPMLIYGSNTLLFFIYTWPFFLALMPVAVVVGIALHSLMDGKLRYSIVFTLATVGIMFGALFMWLLG; this comes from the coding sequence ATGCGTAACAGCCACAACATTACATTAACAAATAACGACAGCCTTACTGAGGTTGAAGACACCACATGGTCGCTGCCTGGCGCTGTGGTTGGTTTTTTATCGTGGCTGTGCGCGTTGGCAATTCCGATGTTGATTTATGGCTCTAACACGCTGCTCTTTTTTATCTACACCTGGCCTTTCTTTCTGGCGCTGATGCCCGTCGCTGTAGTGGTGGGGATTGCACTGCATTCATTGATGGACGGAAAGCTACGCTACAGTATTGTTTTCACTCTGGCGACGGTTGGCATTATGTTTGGTGCGCTGTTTATGTGGCTACTGGGTTAA
- the ftsB gene encoding cell division protein FtsB, translating into MGKLTLLLLAILVWLQYSLWFGKNGIHDYTRVNNDVAAQQATNAKLKARNDQLFAEIDDLNGGQEALEERARNELSMTRPGETFYRLVPDASKRAQSAGQNNR; encoded by the coding sequence ATGGGTAAACTAACGCTGCTGTTGCTGGCTATTCTGGTCTGGCTACAGTATTCGCTGTGGTTCGGTAAGAACGGTATACATGACTATACTCGCGTCAATAATGATGTGGCGGCACAGCAAGCTACAAACGCGAAACTTAAAGCGCGAAACGATCAGCTTTTTGCCGAAATTGACGATCTCAATGGCGGCCAGGAGGCGCTCGAAGAGCGTGCGCGTAATGAACTCAGCATGACCAGGCCGGGCGAAACGTTTTATCGTCTGGTGCCTGACGCGTCAAAGCGCGCACAGTCTGCGGGGCAAAATAATCGATAA
- the ispD gene encoding 2-C-methyl-D-erythritol 4-phosphate cytidylyltransferase, whose translation MATTHLDVCAVVPAAGFGRRMQTECPKQYLSIGNQTILEHSVHALLAHPRVKRVVIAISPGDSRFAQLPLANHPRITVVDGGEERADSVLAGLKAAGDAQWVLVHDAARPCLHQDDLARLLALSETSRTGGILAAPVRDTMKRAEPGKNAIAHTVDRNGLWHALTPQFFPRELLHDCLTRALNEGATITDEASALEYCGFHPQLVEGRADNIKVTRPEDLALAEFYLTRTIHQENT comes from the coding sequence ATGGCAACCACTCATTTGGATGTTTGCGCCGTGGTTCCGGCGGCCGGATTTGGCCGCCGAATGCAAACGGAATGTCCTAAGCAATATCTCTCAATCGGTAATCAAACCATTCTTGAACACTCGGTGCATGCGCTGCTGGCGCATCCCAGGGTGAAACGTGTCGTCATTGCCATAAGTCCTGGCGATAGCCGCTTTGCACAACTTCCTCTGGCGAATCATCCACGAATCACGGTTGTTGATGGTGGTGAAGAGCGTGCCGATTCCGTGCTGGCAGGTCTGAAAGCCGCTGGCGACGCGCAGTGGGTATTGGTGCATGACGCCGCTCGTCCTTGTCTGCATCAGGATGACCTCGCGCGATTGTTGGCGTTGAGCGAAACCAGCCGCACGGGAGGGATCCTCGCTGCGCCGGTGCGCGATACGATGAAACGTGCCGAACCGGGCAAAAATGCCATTGCTCATACCGTTGATCGCAACGGCTTATGGCACGCGCTGACGCCGCAATTTTTCCCTCGTGAGCTGTTACATGACTGCCTGACGCGCGCTCTAAATGAAGGCGCTACCATTACCGACGAAGCCTCGGCGCTGGAATATTGCGGTTTTCATCCGCAACTTGTTGAAGGCCGCGCGGATAACATCAAGGTAACGCGCCCGGAGGATTTGGCGCTGGCCGAATTTTACCTCACCCGAACCATCCATCAGGAGAATACATAA
- the ispF gene encoding 2-C-methyl-D-erythritol 2,4-cyclodiphosphate synthase → MRIGHGFDVHAFGGEGPIIIGGVRIPYEKGLLAHSDGDVALHALTDALLGAAALGDIGKLFPDTDPTFKGADSRELLREAWRRIQAKGYALGNVDVTIIAQAPRMLPHIPQMRVFIAEDLGCHMDDVNVKATTTEKLGFTGRGEGIACEAVALLIKATK, encoded by the coding sequence ATGCGAATTGGACACGGTTTTGACGTACACGCCTTTGGCGGTGAAGGCCCAATTATCATTGGTGGCGTACGCATTCCTTACGAAAAAGGGCTGCTGGCGCATTCTGATGGCGACGTGGCGCTCCATGCGTTGACCGATGCATTGCTTGGCGCGGCGGCGCTGGGAGATATAGGCAAGCTGTTCCCGGATACCGATCCGACATTTAAAGGTGCCGACAGCCGCGAGCTGTTGCGCGAAGCCTGGCGTCGTATTCAGGCGAAAGGTTATGCCCTCGGCAACGTCGATGTCACTATCATCGCTCAGGCACCGAGGATGCTGCCGCATATCCCACAAATGCGCGTGTTTATTGCCGAAGATCTCGGCTGCCATATGGATGATGTTAACGTGAAAGCCACTACTACGGAAAAACTGGGATTTACCGGACGTGGGGAAGGGATTGCCTGTGAAGCGGTGGCGCTACTCATTAAGGCAACAAAATGA